From the genome of Gilliamella sp. wkB7, one region includes:
- the feoB gene encoding Fe(2+) transporter permease subunit FeoB → MKIALIGNPNCGKTTLFNLLTGAKQRVGNWPGVTVERKTGLFAYNQKQYDIVDLPGTYSIESDPLCVSQDELIARQFVLSEDDCMIVNIIDATNLQRSLYLTCQLVDLQLPMIVVLNMMDAVKAMGEQINVAKLSKLLGCPVVAISSSKKIGLQTLYQQIEAMTVSSQVANPSINLLGDEQQAIIDGYINELPEDCELRRFNPWQLQDVLLDDSHYNLTQLESEKLTACRLSLSAWCDNEIDVALASARYDTIDAICKTVIDKPRELNVRFSDMLDKITLGRITGIPLFLLTMYIMFMLSINFGSVFVDFFDGLCGTLFVDGTAHVLQTIQAPSWLIAILANGIGRGIQTVSTFIPVIGAMFFCMSFLEDSGYLARAAVVVDRGMRCIGLPGKAFVPMLVGFGCGVPAIMGTRTLESTRDRIMSICMIPFMSCGARLPVYALFAVIFAPRHASFIVFSLYMLGVAVAIITGFVLKFTLLKGSITPFIMEMPVYRIPTLSSLLSLSWQRLKNFIFKAGKAIIIMVTVLSLLNSWGRDGTFGHEDSQDSMLSVVSQKITPVFAPMGINQQNWPATVGIFTGIFAKESVIATLNSLYSMDDTDTTQQAESFNLSQGILDALKTIPKNLVDLSDAVLDPLGLSTVNDDIDSLQSDLAVDSTAVSQIKNSFITPSVAIAYLIFILLYTPCAAALGAVYREAGIRWMIFVGIWTFIIGWLSATIYYQTTLIGHSQSAVWWLLGCGAFMLIMIITMRILGRYSIFNQTTVSSSNSKNSSCCY, encoded by the coding sequence ATGAAGATCGCGCTAATTGGTAATCCAAATTGTGGCAAAACAACATTATTCAATTTGTTGACCGGTGCCAAACAAAGAGTGGGAAATTGGCCTGGCGTTACTGTCGAGCGTAAAACAGGTCTGTTTGCCTATAATCAGAAACAATACGATATTGTCGATTTACCGGGAACCTATTCAATTGAATCCGATCCATTATGCGTGTCGCAAGATGAGTTAATTGCAAGGCAGTTTGTTTTGAGTGAAGATGATTGCATGATAGTCAATATTATTGATGCGACTAATTTGCAACGCAGTTTATATTTGACCTGTCAATTAGTTGATTTGCAATTGCCTATGATCGTTGTGCTTAATATGATGGATGCTGTTAAAGCAATGGGTGAACAGATTAATGTTGCAAAATTATCTAAATTGCTGGGTTGTCCAGTGGTGGCGATATCATCAAGTAAAAAAATAGGATTGCAAACACTGTATCAGCAAATTGAAGCGATGACAGTATCTTCCCAAGTAGCTAATCCTTCAATCAATTTGTTGGGGGATGAACAGCAAGCTATTATTGATGGATATATTAATGAATTACCAGAAGACTGTGAACTACGTCGATTTAACCCATGGCAGTTGCAAGATGTGTTATTAGATGATTCACACTACAATTTGACCCAACTTGAGAGTGAAAAGCTAACAGCTTGTCGTCTGTCACTTTCAGCATGGTGCGATAACGAAATTGATGTAGCGCTAGCATCTGCACGTTATGATACGATTGATGCGATTTGTAAAACGGTCATTGACAAGCCTCGTGAATTAAATGTTCGCTTTTCTGATATGCTTGACAAAATTACTTTAGGACGCATTACAGGTATTCCACTGTTTTTGTTAACAATGTATATCATGTTCATGTTGTCGATTAATTTTGGGTCAGTATTTGTTGATTTTTTTGATGGATTATGTGGCACGTTGTTTGTGGATGGTACAGCACATGTACTGCAAACCATACAGGCTCCTAGCTGGCTTATCGCCATTTTGGCCAATGGTATCGGGCGCGGTATTCAAACTGTTTCAACCTTCATACCTGTAATTGGGGCAATGTTTTTCTGTATGTCATTTTTAGAAGATTCGGGTTATTTGGCAAGGGCAGCAGTGGTTGTCGATCGTGGTATGCGCTGTATCGGTTTGCCGGGTAAGGCATTTGTACCCATGTTAGTCGGTTTTGGTTGTGGTGTGCCAGCAATTATGGGAACACGTACATTAGAAAGCACGCGCGATCGCATTATGTCAATCTGTATGATTCCATTTATGTCGTGCGGAGCAAGATTGCCTGTATATGCGTTGTTTGCGGTTATCTTCGCACCTAGACATGCTTCATTTATCGTTTTCAGTTTGTATATGTTAGGTGTCGCAGTGGCAATTATCACAGGATTTGTGCTTAAATTTACTTTATTAAAAGGTTCGATTACGCCGTTTATTATGGAGATGCCCGTATATCGAATTCCTACTTTAAGCAGTTTGCTCAGTTTATCTTGGCAACGTCTGAAAAATTTCATTTTCAAAGCAGGAAAAGCCATTATAATCATGGTGACTGTTTTGAGTTTGCTTAACTCATGGGGACGAGATGGAACGTTTGGACATGAAGATTCACAAGATTCTATGCTATCTGTAGTTAGTCAAAAGATTACACCAGTATTTGCCCCAATGGGTATTAATCAACAGAATTGGCCTGCTACCGTTGGTATTTTTACGGGTATTTTTGCCAAAGAATCGGTTATTGCCACCTTAAACTCGCTTTATTCTATGGATGATACGGATACAACACAACAGGCTGAATCATTTAATTTATCGCAAGGGATTTTAGATGCACTTAAAACGATTCCTAAAAATCTAGTTGATTTGTCTGATGCTGTTTTAGATCCTTTGGGGTTATCTACTGTTAATGATGATATTGACTCATTACAATCCGACTTAGCTGTGGATTCGACAGCAGTATCACAAATTAAAAATTCCTTTATTACGCCATCGGTCGCCATAGCTTATTTAATTTTTATATTACTTTATACTCCCTGTGCTGCGGCTTTAGGGGCGGTATATCGTGAAGCAGGTATAAGATGGATGATATTTGTTGGCATTTGGACTTTTATCATTGGTTGGTTATCTGCAACAATTTACTATCAAACAACTTTGATTGGACATTCACAATCGGCGGTTTGGTGGCTTTTAGGATGTGGGGCATTTATGCTAATTATGATTATCACCATGCGGATATTAGGGCGATATTCCATTTTTAATCAAACAACCGTCAGTTCATCTAACTCTAAAAATTCATCCTGCTGTTATTAA
- a CDS encoding NAD(P)H-dependent oxidoreductase, which produces MTIYRQLLQREENDNPIRVGVIGAGQMGTGMIAQIATIPGMCVTGISDINLEAAKQAAKDYKASASKENNILVSKNFKEVIQSKEVEIIVDATGVPEVGAKIALETLLAKKHLVLLNVEIDITIGPLMHKLFSAADLIYTGSDGDEPAATLEMYEFAKSMGMEVLVVGKGKNNKLKIEANPDTAQAEADSKHMSSHMLAAFQDGTKTMAEMNLLSNAMGFIPDVVGMHGVKGDLDSVLKDLNLKENGGVLNKFGVVEYVDGLAPGIFAIVKGQNPNVSNELNYLMKKGERDHHILYRPFHLASLETPMTIAKAILNHDTAIVPCGAPVSETVAVAKKDIKIGERLDGIGGFCVRGVIETHADMKKNKNIPIGLISGNVVAKRDIPNGKFLTEEDVVLDETTTVWKLRKLQDEVFS; this is translated from the coding sequence ATGACCATCTATAGACAATTGTTACAAAGAGAAGAAAATGACAATCCAATTCGAGTTGGGGTTATTGGTGCGGGGCAAATGGGAACAGGAATGATAGCGCAGATAGCAACCATTCCGGGAATGTGTGTAACTGGAATTAGTGATATTAATTTAGAAGCTGCGAAACAAGCAGCAAAAGATTATAAAGCAAGCGCCAGTAAGGAAAATAATATTCTTGTTTCTAAAAATTTTAAAGAAGTAATTCAATCAAAAGAGGTTGAAATAATTGTTGATGCTACAGGAGTACCTGAAGTAGGTGCGAAAATTGCTTTAGAAACATTATTAGCCAAAAAGCATTTAGTTCTTCTTAATGTGGAGATAGATATCACAATAGGCCCTTTGATGCATAAACTGTTTAGTGCCGCTGATCTTATTTATACCGGTTCTGATGGAGATGAACCAGCAGCAACACTTGAGATGTATGAATTTGCAAAATCAATGGGAATGGAAGTTCTTGTTGTAGGTAAAGGTAAAAATAACAAATTAAAAATAGAAGCAAACCCTGATACAGCACAAGCTGAGGCTGATTCAAAACATATGTCATCACACATGTTAGCAGCATTCCAAGATGGAACGAAGACTATGGCAGAAATGAATTTACTTTCTAATGCAATGGGTTTTATTCCTGATGTAGTTGGCATGCATGGCGTCAAAGGTGATTTAGATTCAGTCCTCAAAGATTTAAACCTTAAAGAAAATGGAGGCGTTCTTAATAAATTTGGTGTCGTTGAATATGTTGATGGTTTAGCCCCTGGTATTTTTGCTATCGTTAAAGGTCAAAATCCTAATGTTAGTAATGAATTAAATTATTTAATGAAAAAAGGTGAAAGAGATCATCACATTTTATATCGTCCTTTCCATTTAGCTAGCCTTGAAACACCAATGACTATTGCGAAAGCTATTTTAAATCACGATACCGCTATTGTCCCTTGTGGTGCTCCAGTATCTGAAACAGTTGCTGTCGCAAAAAAGGATATCAAAATTGGAGAACGACTTGATGGAATCGGTGGTTTTTGTGTTCGTGGTGTAATTGAGACTCATGCGGATATGAAGAAAAACAAAAATATTCCAATTGGCCTTATCAGCGGTAATGTTGTTGCCAAACGAGATATACCAAATGGTAAGTTTTTAACTGAAGAAGATGTTGTTTTAGATGAAACAACAACAGTTTGGAAATTACGTAAACTTCAAGATGAAGTCTTTAGTTAA
- a CDS encoding transcriptional regulator GutM: MNIVIIASVVFVLQSILSLMQIRYYQRYMYNITQQYSNSKNYHLYSSIERKRLGSSAIVVMVIDENKMVKECQLLKGTSIFAKFKPLPRFYGCQLSQILTNLRAESETRKLSVEEKAIIKMGTNQLPV; encoded by the coding sequence ATGAATATTGTAATCATCGCCAGTGTTGTTTTTGTTTTACAGTCAATATTGAGTTTAATGCAAATTAGGTATTATCAAAGATATATGTACAACATCACTCAACAATATTCAAATTCTAAAAATTATCATCTTTATTCATCTATTGAACGTAAAAGGTTAGGTTCAAGTGCGATTGTGGTTATGGTGATAGATGAAAACAAAATGGTTAAAGAATGCCAACTTTTGAAAGGAACATCAATCTTTGCCAAATTTAAACCGTTACCAAGATTCTATGGATGCCAATTGTCACAAATTTTAACCAATTTAAGAGCAGAAAGTGAAACCAGAAAACTTTCTGTTGAAGAAAAAGCAATTATAAAAATGGGAACAAACCAACTTCCTGTTTAA
- the srlE gene encoding PTS glucitol/sorbitol transporter subunit IIB, whose translation MYKTIMIDKGQGGWGTGFSLTPTTEKHIILSVTGGGIHPVAQRIAELSGGEAVDGFKNAIPENEILCAIIDCGGTARIGVYPMKKIPTIDVIPSAPTGPLAKHITEDVFVSGVKPQNIKLLEGHNEQPTASAQNQQQQTQTAEDPVLDREKFKEKYAQIKEEHRQNQKESLLIKLSRSIGKAMGIFYQAGRDSTDMLIKNIIPFMAFISMLIGIINYTGIGHIIATTLSPLAGSIWGMMVIAFICSLPFLSPILGPGAVIAQVIGVLIGSQIAIGAIPVAYALPALFAINAQAGCDFIPVGLSLGEAKPQTVQIGVPAVLYSRMITGILAVIVAWIMSIGMY comes from the coding sequence ATGTATAAAACAATTATGATAGATAAAGGACAAGGTGGCTGGGGAACAGGTTTTTCTTTAACGCCAACGACTGAAAAACATATAATACTTTCTGTAACAGGCGGTGGTATTCATCCAGTTGCCCAAAGAATTGCTGAACTTTCGGGTGGGGAAGCGGTAGACGGTTTCAAAAATGCAATTCCAGAAAATGAAATTTTGTGCGCAATTATTGATTGTGGTGGAACCGCTCGAATTGGTGTTTATCCAATGAAAAAAATTCCTACAATTGATGTTATTCCATCAGCACCAACTGGTCCTTTAGCAAAACATATTACTGAAGATGTCTTTGTTTCAGGGGTTAAGCCTCAAAACATAAAACTATTAGAAGGTCATAATGAACAACCAACAGCATCTGCGCAGAATCAACAACAGCAAACACAAACGGCTGAAGATCCAGTTTTGGATCGCGAAAAATTTAAAGAAAAATATGCACAAATAAAAGAAGAACATCGACAAAATCAAAAAGAAAGCTTATTGATTAAATTATCCCGAAGTATTGGTAAAGCCATGGGAATTTTTTATCAAGCAGGTCGTGATTCGACTGATATGTTAATTAAAAACATTATACCTTTTATGGCATTTATTAGTATGTTAATAGGTATTATCAATTACACAGGTATTGGCCATATAATCGCTACAACATTATCACCTTTAGCTGGCTCAATATGGGGTATGATGGTAATTGCATTTATTTGTAGCTTACCATTTTTATCACCAATTCTTGGTCCGGGCGCTGTTATTGCTCAAGTTATTGGTGTCTTGATAGGTTCACAGATTGCAATTGGTGCAATTCCTGTTGCTTATGCCTTACCTGCGTTGTTTGCTATTAATGCTCAAGCTGGATGTGACTTTATTCCAGTTGGACTATCTTTAGGGGAAGCAAAACCTCAAACTGTTCAAATTGGGGTACCCGCTGTATTGTATAGTCGAATGATCACTGGAATATTGGCTGTTATTGTTGCTTGGATTATGAGTATTGGAATGTACTAA
- the tkt gene encoding transketolase: MNATTLSHRELANAIRALSMDGVQKAKSGHPGAPMGMADMAEVLWRGFLKHNPTNPNWADRDRFVLSNGHASMLIYSLLHLTGYNVTIDDLKNFRQLHSKTAGHPEYGYVPGVETTTGPLGQGIANAVGMAIAERTLAAQFNKSGHTIVDHHTYVFMGDGCMMEGISHEVCSLAGTLKLGKLIAFYDENGISIDGEIEGWFTDDTAKRFEAYGWHVIRGIDGHDAKALKEAIEQAQAVTDKPSLLMCKTIIGFGSPNKAGSHESHGAPLGDAEIEATRKELGWNYPAFEIPKEYYDAWDAKAKGKQVEDEWNARFDAYAKAYPDLAQEFKRRVSGDLPANWQQVAKDFVNKLQANPATIATRKASQNAIEAFAPTLTEFLGGSADLAPSNLTMWSGSKEILANPNGNYIHYGVREFGMSAIMNGIALHGGFIPYGATFLMFMEYARNAIRMAALMKIRSLFVYTHDSIGLGEDGPTHQPVEQMASLRVTPNVSTWRPCDQVESAIAWQYAIERKNGPTALIFSRQNLKQQDRSAEQLANVYRGGYILNDCTGTPELIIIATGSEVELAVEAYHKLTEAGKKVRVVSMPSTDAFDKQDETYKESVLPSSVTARLAIEAGISDYWYKYVGLNGKVVGMTTFGESGPADQLFKEFGFTIDNVLNQAKSLLK, from the coding sequence ATGAATGCAACGACTTTATCTCACCGCGAACTAGCGAATGCGATAAGAGCATTAAGTATGGATGGTGTGCAAAAAGCTAAATCTGGTCATCCAGGTGCACCTATGGGTATGGCCGATATGGCGGAAGTACTTTGGCGTGGATTTTTAAAACATAATCCTACTAACCCTAATTGGGCGGATCGCGATCGTTTTGTATTATCAAATGGTCATGCATCTATGTTGATTTATAGCTTGCTGCATTTAACTGGATACAATGTCACGATTGATGATCTTAAAAACTTTCGTCAACTGCATTCAAAAACCGCAGGTCATCCTGAATATGGTTATGTTCCGGGTGTTGAAACAACAACAGGCCCGTTAGGACAAGGTATTGCTAATGCGGTAGGTATGGCTATTGCTGAAAGAACATTAGCTGCGCAATTTAATAAATCAGGCCATACCATTGTTGACCATCATACTTATGTCTTTATGGGTGATGGTTGTATGATGGAAGGAATTTCACACGAAGTATGTTCATTAGCAGGTACGCTTAAATTAGGCAAACTCATTGCATTTTATGATGAAAATGGTATTTCAATTGATGGTGAAATTGAAGGTTGGTTTACTGATGATACGGCAAAACGCTTTGAAGCTTATGGTTGGCATGTAATTCGTGGCATTGATGGTCATGATGCTAAAGCTCTAAAAGAAGCCATTGAACAAGCACAAGCAGTAACCGATAAACCGTCATTGTTAATGTGTAAAACAATTATTGGTTTTGGTTCACCAAATAAAGCGGGTAGCCACGAAAGTCATGGCGCACCTTTAGGTGATGCTGAAATCGAAGCAACACGTAAAGAACTGGGTTGGAATTATCCTGCCTTTGAAATTCCAAAAGAGTATTACGATGCTTGGGATGCAAAAGCCAAAGGTAAACAAGTTGAAGATGAGTGGAATGCACGTTTTGATGCATATGCTAAAGCTTATCCTGATTTAGCTCAAGAGTTTAAACGTCGAGTTAGTGGCGATCTACCTGCTAATTGGCAACAAGTAGCAAAAGATTTTGTGAATAAACTGCAAGCAAATCCAGCAACAATTGCAACACGTAAAGCATCACAAAATGCGATTGAAGCGTTTGCTCCTACTTTAACTGAATTTTTGGGTGGTTCTGCCGACTTAGCACCAAGTAATTTAACCATGTGGTCAGGTTCAAAAGAGATTTTAGCCAACCCAAATGGAAATTATATCCACTATGGTGTACGTGAGTTTGGTATGTCAGCGATCATGAATGGTATCGCATTACATGGTGGCTTTATTCCTTATGGCGCAACTTTCCTAATGTTCATGGAATACGCACGTAATGCTATCCGTATGGCTGCGTTAATGAAGATTCGTTCATTATTCGTTTATACTCATGATTCTATTGGTTTAGGTGAAGATGGACCAACACATCAACCTGTTGAGCAAATGGCAAGTTTACGTGTTACACCAAATGTCAGTACTTGGCGACCATGTGACCAAGTTGAATCAGCTATCGCTTGGCAATATGCGATAGAACGCAAAAATGGTCCAACAGCGCTAATCTTCTCAAGACAAAATCTTAAACAACAAGATCGTAGTGCTGAGCAATTAGCTAATGTTTATCGTGGTGGTTATATTCTTAATGATTGTACTGGTACACCAGAATTAATTATCATTGCTACTGGTTCAGAAGTTGAACTTGCTGTTGAGGCATATCATAAACTTACCGAAGCTGGTAAAAAAGTAAGAGTTGTCTCAATGCCATCGACAGATGCATTTGATAAACAAGATGAAACTTATAAAGAATCTGTATTACCATCTTCAGTGACGGCTCGCTTAGCGATCGAAGCAGGTATCAGTGATTATTGGTATAAATATGTTGGTCTTAACGGTAAAGTTGTTGGTATGACAACATTCGGTGAATCAGGCCCAGCCGATCAACTATTTAAAGAATTTGGTTTTACTATTGATAATGTCTTAAATCAGGCGAAAAGTTTATTGAAATAA
- the tal gene encoding transaldolase codes for MSQLDEFKKFTVVVADTGDIDSIKQFSPEDATTNPSLVLKAAQLPQYRYLIDSAVETAKKLGGSKEQQLVNACDQVAVNIGAEILKFVPGRISTEVDARLSFDTQGCIDKARRIIELYQAKGIDKSRILIKIASTWEGIKAAEILEKEGINCNLTLLFSFAQARACAEVNAFLISPFVGRIYDWYQAKKPIDPYVADEDPGVVSVRNIFNYYKQHGYKTIVMGASFRKVDQILALAGCDRLTIAPSLLAEMQQSTAPVTQKLNPNQQVVDRPAPMTEAEFRWQHNSDAMAVEKLAEGIRAFAVDQGKLEDMISALL; via the coding sequence ATGAGTCAATTAGATGAATTTAAAAAATTTACTGTAGTTGTTGCCGATACTGGAGATATCGATTCAATTAAACAATTTTCCCCTGAAGATGCCACTACCAACCCATCCCTTGTACTGAAAGCAGCTCAACTTCCTCAGTATCGCTATCTAATCGATTCTGCTGTAGAAACCGCTAAAAAACTGGGCGGGAGTAAAGAACAACAATTAGTTAATGCGTGTGATCAAGTCGCTGTTAATATTGGTGCTGAAATTTTAAAATTTGTTCCTGGTCGTATCTCGACAGAAGTGGATGCCCGTTTATCATTTGACACACAAGGTTGTATAGACAAAGCACGTCGTATCATTGAACTTTACCAAGCAAAAGGTATCGATAAATCACGTATCTTAATTAAAATCGCTTCTACTTGGGAAGGGATTAAAGCAGCAGAAATTCTTGAAAAAGAGGGAATTAACTGTAATTTGACATTACTTTTCTCATTTGCACAAGCAAGAGCATGTGCTGAAGTAAATGCCTTTTTAATTTCTCCGTTTGTTGGCCGTATCTATGATTGGTATCAAGCTAAAAAACCAATCGATCCTTATGTTGCAGACGAAGATCCTGGTGTAGTTTCGGTTCGTAATATCTTCAATTATTACAAACAACATGGTTATAAAACGATTGTGATGGGCGCAAGTTTCCGTAAAGTTGACCAAATTTTAGCACTAGCGGGTTGTGACCGTCTAACCATTGCACCGAGTTTGCTTGCTGAAATGCAGCAATCAACAGCCCCTGTAACACAAAAACTTAATCCAAATCAACAGGTAGTCGATCGCCCAGCGCCGATGACTGAGGCTGAATTTAGATGGCAACACAATAGTGATGCCATGGCAGTTGAAAAACTTGCTGAAGGTATCCGTGCTTTTGCTGTTGACCAAGGCAAATTAGAAGATATGATTAGTGCATTACTTTAA
- a CDS encoding PTS glucitol/sorbitol transporter subunit IIA, whose protein sequence is MSRSVITDIGAIVPEFEEEKVIILFGPMATPDLREICVIHEFHKKPNQTLIEGKEFMLGEHKYIIKQVGSEANKNFEELGHISIYFKQNDSDILPGAIAVEPDVFPKLNIGDNICFDLG, encoded by the coding sequence ATGTCAAGAAGTGTTATTACTGATATTGGTGCTATTGTTCCGGAATTTGAAGAAGAAAAAGTTATCATTTTATTTGGTCCAATGGCAACACCTGATTTAAGGGAAATTTGTGTAATACATGAGTTTCATAAAAAGCCTAATCAAACATTGATTGAAGGTAAAGAATTTATGTTAGGTGAACATAAGTATATTATTAAACAAGTTGGTAGCGAGGCAAATAAAAACTTTGAAGAATTGGGGCATATTTCTATTTATTTTAAACAAAATGATAGTGACATTCTGCCAGGAGCAATTGCAGTTGAACCAGATGTTTTTCCAAAATTGAATATTGGAGATAATATTTGTTTTGATTTAGGTTGA
- a CDS encoding FeoC-like transcriptional regulator — MLVTSIRDYVQLKGRAELQDIARHFRIPNSATAQMLDFWIKKGSIEQITIGDNQSACTPNQCKTCSGCNITQQIVYVWLNK; from the coding sequence ATGCTAGTAACTTCAATTCGAGATTATGTGCAATTAAAAGGTCGTGCCGAGTTGCAAGACATTGCCCGACATTTTCGTATACCTAACAGTGCCACAGCACAAATGCTGGATTTTTGGATTAAAAAAGGAAGTATTGAGCAAATTACCATAGGGGATAATCAAAGCGCATGCACACCTAATCAATGCAAAACGTGTTCAGGTTGTAATATCACTCAGCAAATAGTTTATGTTTGGTTAAATAAATGA
- the rpiB gene encoding ribose 5-phosphate isomerase B, with translation MKPIAIGADDAAFEFRNSIVDYLTKQGIEIVDYSSDKQVKNALYPDVANAVACSIKEGKHERGILICGTGIGVAIAANKIPGIRAAQCHDVFSAERARKSNNAQIMTMGARVIGVELAKKLVQAWLNSEFEGGGSTAKVERINHYDQLYSK, from the coding sequence ATGAAACCAATAGCCATTGGCGCTGATGATGCCGCTTTTGAATTTAGAAATAGCATAGTTGATTATTTGACTAAACAAGGTATTGAAATTGTGGATTATAGCAGTGACAAACAAGTAAAAAATGCTTTGTATCCTGATGTCGCAAATGCCGTAGCCTGTTCTATCAAAGAAGGTAAACATGAACGAGGTATCTTAATTTGTGGTACAGGTATCGGTGTTGCCATTGCTGCCAATAAGATACCCGGTATTCGCGCAGCTCAATGTCATGATGTATTTTCGGCTGAGCGTGCTAGAAAGAGCAATAATGCTCAAATTATGACAATGGGTGCTAGAGTAATTGGTGTTGAGCTAGCTAAAAAACTTGTACAAGCATGGTTAAATTCTGAATTTGAAGGTGGTGGTTCGACAGCTAAAGTTGAGCGCATCAACCATTATGATCAACTTTATAGTAAATAA
- a CDS encoding sugar-binding transcriptional regulator: MRWEEKRDLVKIATWYYQYGWTQAQIAQKIGISRSIISKKLQDAKELGIVEIFIKDETAYTVELEQKLETKFKLEEAIVVATHNLSYEESTNWLAKKAAYALNKRILKVNKLGISWGKTIRKFVNEFPYITNKELVIVPLIGGMGAEEVDLHSNQICYDLKKKMQCTCKYLYAPALVEDQTMKNDLCKNKYINEVLNEGKTVDMAIVGISNPYQNSTMEEIGYINKKDLEEFRYYDVVGDCNSRFYTSDGKEANSPINQKIIGLSLDDLREIPTVVAIVSGENKEKAVIAALNSKIIDIIVMTDKMAEYVLNTSH; this comes from the coding sequence ATGAGATGGGAAGAAAAGCGAGATTTAGTTAAAATTGCAACTTGGTATTACCAATATGGTTGGACTCAGGCTCAAATAGCTCAGAAGATAGGTATTTCACGATCAATAATTTCTAAAAAATTACAAGATGCTAAAGAGTTAGGTATTGTTGAAATTTTTATCAAAGATGAAACTGCATATACAGTTGAATTAGAGCAGAAACTTGAAACTAAATTCAAACTAGAAGAAGCGATTGTTGTTGCTACACATAATCTATCTTATGAAGAATCCACAAATTGGTTAGCTAAAAAAGCTGCTTATGCATTGAATAAACGAATTTTAAAAGTTAATAAATTAGGTATTTCGTGGGGAAAAACAATTAGGAAATTTGTTAATGAATTTCCGTATATTACTAATAAAGAATTAGTTATTGTACCTTTGATAGGTGGTATGGGTGCTGAGGAAGTTGACCTACATTCGAATCAAATTTGTTATGATCTTAAAAAAAAGATGCAATGTACATGTAAATACCTATATGCACCAGCATTAGTGGAAGATCAAACAATGAAAAATGATCTATGTAAAAATAAATATATAAATGAAGTACTCAATGAAGGTAAAACGGTTGATATGGCGATCGTAGGTATCTCTAATCCTTATCAAAATAGTACTATGGAAGAAATTGGTTATATTAATAAAAAAGATCTTGAAGAGTTTCGTTATTATGATGTAGTTGGCGATTGTAATTCACGTTTTTATACTTCTGACGGAAAAGAAGCAAATAGTCCAATAAATCAAAAGATTATAGGTTTAAGTTTAGATGATTTACGTGAAATTCCAACAGTAGTTGCCATTGTATCAGGTGAAAATAAGGAAAAAGCGGTTATTGCAGCTTTAAATTCTAAGATTATTGATATTATCGTAATGACAGACAAAATGGCTGAGTATGTCTTAAATACTAGTCACTAA
- the srlA gene encoding PTS glucitol/sorbitol transporter subunit IIC: MEYIEWFGTHFIGLFQAGGKVFVGFMTDIIPLLIVLLTFTYSLIAFIGEQRVTKAIQFSAKNMLLRYSLMPILSVLMLTNPMAYTFGRFVKEEQKPAFYDSVVSFLHPVTGMFPYANAGELFVYLGIANGVMNAGYSISSLSVRYFLAGIIIILMRGVITEIITKFLMRKKNL; the protein is encoded by the coding sequence ATGGAATATATTGAATGGTTTGGAACCCATTTTATTGGGTTATTTCAAGCTGGTGGGAAAGTTTTTGTTGGTTTTATGACAGATATTATCCCGCTTTTGATTGTGTTATTAACATTCACCTATTCTTTAATTGCTTTTATTGGTGAACAACGAGTCACTAAGGCAATTCAATTTTCGGCAAAAAATATGTTATTACGCTACAGTTTAATGCCAATTCTGTCTGTTTTAATGTTGACTAATCCAATGGCTTATACTTTTGGTCGCTTTGTTAAAGAAGAACAAAAACCAGCTTTTTATGATTCGGTTGTTTCTTTCTTGCACCCTGTAACCGGTATGTTTCCTTATGCCAATGCTGGTGAGTTATTTGTATATCTGGGGATTGCAAATGGTGTTATGAATGCAGGTTATAGCATTTCGAGTCTTTCTGTTCGGTACTTTTTAGCGGGTATTATCATTATTTTAATGCGTGGTGTTATTACCGAAATTATTACTAAATTTTTGATGCGTAAAAAAAATCTGTAG